A section of the Papio anubis isolate 15944 chromosome 16, Panubis1.0, whole genome shotgun sequence genome encodes:
- the RBPJL gene encoding recombining binding protein suppressor of hairless-like protein — protein sequence MPPNPLTHLSLPDRSEMQLQSEADRRSLPGTWTRSSPEHTTILRGGVRRCLQQQCEQTVRIVHAKVAQKSYGNEKRFFCPPPCVYLSGPGWRVKPGQDQAHQAGETGPTVCGYMGLDSASGSAAETQKLNFEQQPDSREFGCAKTLYISDADKRKHFRLVLRLVLRGGRELGTFHSRLIKVISKPSQKKQSLKNTDLCISSGSKVSLFNRLRSQTVSTRYLSVEDGAFVASARQWAAFTLHLADGHSSQGDFPPREGYVRYGSLVQLVCTLTGITLPPMIIRKVAKQCALLDVDEPISQLHKCALQFPGSPPGGGGTYLCLATEKVVQFQASPCPKEANRALLNDSSCWTIIGTESVEFSFSTSLACTLEPVTPVPLISTLELSGGGDVATLELHGENFHAGLKVWFGDVEAETMYRYGEPAVPGVRGAGRGGLLQRLALAARSHHSPREPGALRRALLP from the exons ATGCCTCCCAACCCTTTGACTCACCTGAGCCTGCCGGACAGATCAGAGATGCAACTGCAGAGCGAAGCCGACAGGCGGAGCCTCCCGGGCACTTGGACCAG GTCATCCCCAGAGCACACCACCATTCTGAGGGGAGGCGTGCGCAGGTGCCTGCAGCAACAGTGTGAACAGACTGTGCGGATCGTGCATGCCAAGGTGGCCCAGAAATCGTATGGAAATGAGAAGCG GTTCTTCTGCCCCCCGCCCTGTGTCTACCTCTCAGGGCCCGGATGGAGGGTGAAGCCAGGGCAGGACCAAG CTCACCAGGCCGGGGAGACGGGGCCCACGGTCTGCGGTTACATGGGACTGGACAGCGCGTCCGGCAGCGCCGCTGAGACGCAGAAGCTGAATTTCGAGCAGCAGCCAGACTCCAGG GAATTCGGCTGCGCCAAGACCCTGTACATCTCAGATGCAGACAAGAGGAAGCACTTCCGGCTGGTGCTGCGGCTGGTGCTGCGCGGGGGCCGGGAACTGGGAACCTTCCACAGCCGCCTCATCAAGGTCATCTCCAAGCCCTCGCAGAAGAAGCAGTCGCTCAAAAACACCGATC TGTGCATATCCTCCGGCTCAAAGGTCTCCCTCTTCAACCGCCTGCGCTCTCAGACAGTCTCCACACGCTACCTCTCTGTGGAGGACGGGGCCTTTGTGGCCAGTGCGCGACAGTGGGCTGCCTTCACACTCCACCTGG CTGATGGGCATTCTTCCCAAGGAGACTTCCCACCGCGAGAGGGCTACGTTCGCTATGGCTCCCTGGTGCAGCTCGTCTGCACGCTCACCGGCATCACTCTACCTCCCATG ATCATTCGTAAAGTAGCCAAACAGTGTGCGCTCCTTGATGTGGATGAGCCCATCTCCCAGCTGCACAAGTGTGCATTGCAGTTTCCTGGCAGTCCCCCAGGAGGGGGTGGCACCTACTTATGCCTTGCCACAGAGAAAGTGGTGCAATTTCAG GCTTCTCCCTGCCCCAAGGAGGCGAACAGGGCTCTGCTTAATGACAGCTCTTGCTGGACCATCATCGGCACCGAGTCGGTGGAATTTTCCTTCAGCACCAGTCTGGCGTGTACCCTGGAACCGGTCACTCCGGTGCCTCTCATCAGCACCCTAGAG CTGAGTGGCGGGGGCGACGTGGCCACGCTGGAGCTCCACGGAGAGAACTTCCATGCGGGGCTCAAGGTGTGGTTTGGGGACGTGGAGGCGGAAACCATGTACAGGTACGGG GAGCCCGCGGTCCCTGGTGTGCGTGGTGCCGGACGTGGCGGCCTTCTGCAGCGACTGGCGCTGGCTGCGCGCTCCCATCACAGTCCCCGTGAGCCTGGTGCGCTCCGACGGGCTCTTCTACCCTAG